A genomic window from Lycium barbarum isolate Lr01 chromosome 4, ASM1917538v2, whole genome shotgun sequence includes:
- the LOC132638147 gene encoding 14 kDa proline-rich protein DC2.15-like, protein MASKKTTCLALFLLVNILFFSLVSACDTCDGTKPTPKPTPKPTPSPGSKGKCSIDTLKLGVCANVLGNLLGVVIGNPSKKPCCSLIQGLVDLDAALCLCTAIKANILGINLNVPISLSLLLSACGKKVPSGFQCPK, encoded by the coding sequence ATGGCTTCTAAGAAAACCACCTGCCTTGCTCTCTTTCTTCTTGTAAACattctttttttctctcttgtGAGTGCATGTGACACTTGCGATGGTACTAAACCAACGCCAAAGCCAACTCCAAAACCAACCCCGAGCCCCGGCTCCAAAGGCAAGTGCTCTATTGATACTCTCAAATTAGGTGTTTGTGCTAATGTTCTTGGCAATTTACTTGGAGTTGTAATTGGAAATCCATCAAAGAAACCTTGCTGTTCTCTCATTCAAGGACTTGTTGATCTTGATGCTGCTCTTTGTTTATGCACTGCCATTAAAGCAAATATTCTTGGAATCAACCTTAATGTCCCTATTTCCCTAAGCCTTCTTCTCAGTGCTTGTGGCAAAAAAGTTCCATCTGGCTTCCAATGTCCTAAATGA